One genomic window of Prochlorococcus sp. MIT 0801 includes the following:
- a CDS encoding ATP-dependent Clp protease ATP-binding subunit, which yields MTTLNQKSSKMNGSLTTEPDSFSDEAWSLLLIAEQSARRWRHKNLDVEHLIEVLFRNKKYQKYTNSLPVNHKDLNEILENFIAELPINNQPDLFIGEDLEILLEVAHDFRSRWGSNQIEISHILMAIGRDNRLGEDLFYQAGLPSEILEAELSRLPAPKSFKQSKRNKDKPITNRPQKDSQSFIPTETTSKDPITKPLTPRSNEEITSKQEPLNLNEAPSALDLYCKDLTTEAENGTLDPVIGRESEIKAITKVLSRRGKNNPVLIGAPGVGKTAIAELLAQKIVDNELPESLQGLRLISLDIGALIAGAKFRGQFEERFRSLLSEINNSEKGVILFIDELHTIVSKDRSNIDAGSLLKPLLASGDLRCIGATTPENYRRTIEKDLALNRRFQQVSIKEPNLDLSLEILKGLKENYEVHHGVIITDEALITANRLAHRYISDRCLPDKAIDLIDEASAQVRIESASKPKIIEEKESQVNDLESSILNANKETTLETINNFQEEKEFLLFELAEIKQKWQNQIDKSAELQELKISLKELKNLIREVESSGEIEEVERLKYEQLYQLQERIKEIEISIQEDNEYGNSLLTDKVNPEDIADVVSRWTGIPVRKVLSGERQKLLNLEQDLEKKVIGQLNAVQAISAAIRRARAGMQDTRRPIGSFLFLGPTGVGKTELAKSLASSLFDEEDALLRLDMSEYMERNAVSRLLGAPPGYVGYEEGGQLTEAIRKRPYAVLLLDEIEKAHQEVFNILLQVLDDGRLTDSQGRTVDFRNTVIVMTSNLASKAILNNSLQLQSENSNKNILLQELDQKINEALTKHFRPEFLNRIDEVIRFSPLKPDSLEQIVRLQLDELKKLLKQQGLDLFVDENTIKILAEEGYEPEYGARPLRRVIRRRLENPLATQILEEAFEDARSIRVETKDDDSKKLLFLIDN from the coding sequence ATGACCACTTTGAATCAAAAGTCATCAAAAATGAATGGAAGTCTAACTACAGAACCAGATTCTTTTAGCGATGAAGCTTGGAGTCTTTTATTAATAGCTGAACAATCAGCCAGAAGATGGAGACATAAAAACTTAGATGTTGAGCATCTTATTGAAGTGCTTTTTAGAAATAAAAAATATCAAAAATATACAAATTCCTTACCCGTAAACCATAAAGATTTAAATGAAATTTTAGAAAACTTTATTGCTGAACTACCAATAAACAACCAACCAGATTTATTTATTGGAGAAGACTTAGAAATTCTTCTTGAAGTCGCTCATGATTTTCGCTCTCGATGGGGATCTAATCAAATAGAAATATCTCATATTCTCATGGCAATTGGCAGAGATAATCGCTTAGGAGAAGATCTTTTTTATCAAGCAGGTCTACCGAGTGAAATTCTCGAAGCGGAATTGAGTCGACTACCAGCACCCAAATCATTTAAACAATCAAAAAGGAATAAAGACAAACCAATAACAAATCGACCACAGAAAGATTCACAGTCTTTTATCCCTACCGAAACTACTTCAAAAGATCCAATAACCAAGCCACTTACTCCTCGCTCTAACGAAGAGATCACATCAAAGCAAGAACCTTTAAACCTTAATGAGGCACCAAGTGCCTTAGATTTATACTGTAAAGATCTTACAACTGAAGCTGAAAATGGAACTTTAGACCCTGTGATTGGCAGAGAGTCTGAAATAAAAGCAATTACAAAAGTATTATCTAGAAGAGGTAAAAACAATCCAGTACTGATTGGTGCTCCTGGTGTTGGAAAAACAGCAATTGCAGAATTATTAGCTCAAAAAATTGTAGACAACGAACTTCCTGAATCTCTTCAAGGTTTAAGGTTGATTTCACTTGATATCGGTGCATTAATTGCTGGAGCCAAATTTCGAGGACAATTTGAAGAGCGCTTTAGATCATTATTAAGTGAAATCAACAATAGTGAAAAAGGAGTAATCCTATTCATAGATGAATTACACACAATTGTAAGCAAAGACAGATCAAATATTGATGCTGGTAGTCTATTAAAACCATTATTAGCAAGTGGAGACTTAAGATGCATTGGGGCAACTACTCCGGAAAATTATAGACGTACAATCGAAAAAGACCTTGCTCTTAATAGACGATTTCAGCAAGTATCAATCAAAGAACCCAACTTAGATTTAAGCTTAGAAATTTTAAAAGGACTTAAAGAAAATTACGAGGTTCATCACGGAGTAATTATCACAGATGAAGCACTAATTACAGCGAATCGTTTGGCCCATAGATATATAAGTGATAGATGCCTACCAGATAAAGCTATTGACTTAATCGACGAGGCTTCAGCTCAAGTAAGAATAGAATCTGCATCAAAACCAAAAATTATAGAAGAGAAAGAATCTCAGGTTAATGATTTAGAGTCATCAATTCTAAATGCAAATAAAGAGACAACATTAGAGACTATAAATAATTTTCAAGAAGAGAAAGAATTTCTGCTCTTTGAGTTAGCTGAGATTAAACAAAAATGGCAAAATCAGATTGATAAATCAGCTGAATTACAAGAACTAAAAATAAGCCTCAAAGAATTAAAAAACTTAATAAGAGAAGTCGAAAGCTCTGGTGAAATAGAAGAAGTAGAAAGACTTAAATATGAACAACTTTATCAATTACAAGAAAGAATAAAAGAAATAGAAATTTCTATTCAAGAAGACAATGAGTATGGTAATTCCTTACTAACAGACAAAGTCAACCCAGAAGACATAGCTGATGTTGTCTCAAGATGGACAGGGATTCCTGTTAGAAAGGTTTTATCAGGTGAAAGACAGAAACTTTTAAATTTAGAACAAGACTTAGAAAAAAAAGTTATTGGCCAACTAAATGCTGTTCAAGCAATCTCAGCCGCAATACGTAGAGCAAGAGCTGGGATGCAGGACACAAGAAGGCCCATTGGATCCTTTCTTTTTCTGGGCCCTACAGGTGTTGGAAAAACTGAACTTGCTAAATCATTAGCAAGTTCTTTATTTGATGAAGAGGACGCTTTGTTGAGACTTGATATGAGTGAATATATGGAGAGGAATGCTGTTTCAAGACTCTTAGGTGCACCGCCCGGATACGTGGGTTACGAAGAAGGTGGTCAATTAACAGAGGCAATTAGAAAAAGACCTTATGCAGTTTTGCTTCTTGATGAGATTGAGAAAGCTCATCAAGAAGTTTTCAACATCCTTTTACAGGTATTAGATGATGGAAGACTGACCGATTCTCAAGGTCGAACAGTAGATTTTAGAAATACAGTTATTGTTATGACAAGCAATCTTGCTAGCAAAGCAATCTTAAATAATTCACTTCAACTTCAAAGCGAAAATTCAAATAAAAATATTCTTTTACAAGAATTAGATCAAAAAATCAACGAAGCTCTAACAAAACATTTTCGACCTGAATTTTTGAACCGCATTGATGAAGTAATAAGATTTAGTCCACTTAAACCTGACAGCCTAGAGCAAATAGTTCGACTTCAACT
- the eno gene encoding phosphopyruvate hydratase has protein sequence MADSLELVIDTIMAREVLDSRGNPTVEAEVLLEGGAIGRSIVPSGASTGAHEAHELRDGGTRYLGKGVLKAVNHIEENIAPALCGLSSLDQATVDSVMKQLDDTDNKSNLGANSILAVSMATARAAANGLGLPLYRYLGGPMSSLLPVPLMNVINGGEHAANNLDFQEFMLVPHGAESFREALRMGAEVFHTLKNLLSQKGLSTAVGDEGGFAPNLESNKAAGELLMQAIEQAGFKPGEQISLALDVASTEFYEEGQYSYGGNSYSSEQMVEELAGLVNSFPIVSIEDGLAEDDWDGWSLLTKKLGKSVQLVGDDLFVTNTLRLQRGIDENIANSILIKVNQIGSLTETLEAIELASRSSYTTVISHRSGETEDTTIADLSVATKSGQIKTGSLSRSERVAKYNQLLRIEDELGSQAIYAGLVGLGPRGSLKG, from the coding sequence GTGGCTGACTCTCTAGAACTTGTAATTGATACCATTATGGCCCGAGAAGTGTTGGACTCACGTGGTAATCCAACAGTTGAGGCTGAAGTTCTTTTAGAAGGTGGTGCCATAGGACGTTCAATTGTCCCAAGTGGCGCAAGCACTGGAGCTCATGAAGCTCATGAATTAAGAGATGGTGGTACGCGTTATCTGGGGAAAGGAGTCCTCAAGGCTGTGAATCACATAGAAGAAAATATTGCTCCCGCTCTATGCGGTCTGTCCTCTTTAGATCAAGCCACAGTTGATTCAGTAATGAAACAACTTGATGATACTGACAACAAATCAAATCTTGGAGCTAATTCAATTCTTGCTGTCAGTATGGCTACTGCAAGAGCCGCAGCAAATGGATTGGGATTACCTCTTTATAGGTATTTAGGAGGACCAATGTCATCATTATTACCAGTTCCATTGATGAATGTCATTAATGGAGGAGAACATGCAGCAAATAATTTAGATTTTCAAGAATTTATGTTGGTTCCTCATGGCGCTGAGAGCTTCAGAGAAGCATTGAGAATGGGCGCTGAAGTCTTTCATACGCTTAAAAATTTATTGAGTCAGAAAGGTTTATCAACTGCTGTTGGAGATGAAGGGGGATTCGCTCCAAATCTTGAGAGTAATAAAGCAGCAGGTGAGCTATTAATGCAAGCAATTGAACAGGCGGGATTTAAACCAGGAGAGCAAATCTCTCTAGCTTTAGATGTTGCGAGTACGGAGTTTTATGAGGAGGGGCAATATTCTTATGGTGGAAATTCTTACTCCAGCGAGCAAATGGTTGAGGAATTGGCTGGATTAGTGAATTCATTTCCAATTGTTTCTATTGAAGATGGATTAGCTGAAGATGATTGGGATGGTTGGAGCTTGCTTACGAAAAAGCTTGGCAAAAGTGTGCAATTAGTTGGAGATGATTTATTTGTTACCAACACACTTCGTTTGCAACGAGGGATTGATGAAAATATTGCAAACTCAATATTAATTAAGGTGAATCAAATAGGTTCTCTGACTGAAACCCTTGAAGCTATAGAGCTTGCCTCAAGATCAAGTTATACAACTGTTATTAGTCATAGAAGTGGAGAAACTGAAGATACAACTATTGCTGATTTATCAGTGGCAACTAAATCTGGTCAAATCAAAACAGGTTCTTTGAGTCGGAGTGAAAGAGTCGCGAAATATAATCAATTACTTCGTATTGAGGATGAGTTAGGGAGTCAAGCAATATATGCTGGACTCGTTGGATTGGGACCAAGAGGAAGCTTGAAAGGGTAA
- a CDS encoding AarF/ABC1/UbiB kinase family protein, whose amino-acid sequence MIFIASQLQKFFRAFRIWIILLGLLFYLWFDSKKWSYLKGYTTKKREKRTTSRAKWITKEFINLGSAFIKLGQLLSARADVIPSVWVNELTTLQDRVPPFAFEKVDEILTTQLGSSYKKIISIDKNPIGSASLAQVHKARLINGKNVIFKVQRPDIEKFFRLDLDVMNQVAKVVQRIKSLSRGNDWIGIAKESRRVLLRELDFRIEAQYAARFKQQFIDDSDILIPSVFWDLSTSKVLCLEYLPGIKINDIKSLKSNDIDTSSIAKIGATSYLKQLVNYGFFHADPHPGNLAVSKSGSLIYYDFGMMGFVSERIRGRLNSMIKAAALRDVSGLVKELQIAGLIEENIEIGPVRRLIRIMLNEALTPPFDSQIIEKLSGDISELAYGKPFRIPIELIFVFRALSTFEGVGRYLDPEFNLIAIAKPFLLPLMTSKKPDSNDLFNELGRQVTEIGSKAVGLPKRLDENLERLEQGDLQLQVRMGESDRQLRRMINAQQTLGNSVLLGSLAISSALLASNSKPYLFFIPLIPGFPIALNWITLQFKMRNENRLDNFQGRGGSR is encoded by the coding sequence TTGATATTTATAGCTAGTCAACTTCAAAAATTTTTTAGAGCCTTTAGGATTTGGATAATATTATTAGGTTTACTTTTCTATTTATGGTTTGATTCTAAAAAATGGAGTTATCTAAAAGGATATACCACTAAAAAGAGAGAAAAAAGAACTACTTCAAGAGCAAAATGGATTACAAAAGAATTCATTAATTTAGGATCAGCATTTATAAAATTAGGCCAACTTTTATCTGCTAGGGCTGATGTTATTCCATCCGTATGGGTAAATGAGCTTACCACTTTACAAGACAGAGTTCCACCTTTTGCATTTGAAAAAGTCGATGAAATTTTAACAACACAACTTGGTAGTTCATATAAAAAAATCATAAGTATTGATAAAAATCCAATTGGCTCAGCATCACTTGCTCAAGTTCATAAAGCTAGACTAATTAATGGTAAAAATGTCATTTTTAAAGTCCAAAGACCAGATATAGAAAAGTTTTTCAGGCTTGACTTAGATGTGATGAATCAAGTTGCCAAAGTAGTACAAAGAATAAAGTCTTTAAGTCGAGGTAATGACTGGATAGGTATTGCAAAGGAGTCTAGGAGAGTATTACTCAGAGAGCTAGATTTTCGAATTGAAGCTCAATATGCTGCAAGATTTAAACAACAATTTATAGATGACTCAGATATTTTAATCCCAAGTGTATTTTGGGATTTAAGCACCAGTAAAGTTTTATGCCTGGAGTATTTACCAGGAATTAAGATCAATGACATTAAATCTCTAAAAAGTAATGATATTGATACTTCTTCAATAGCAAAGATTGGAGCTACAAGTTATTTGAAGCAATTAGTTAATTACGGTTTTTTTCATGCTGACCCTCATCCTGGTAATTTAGCTGTTTCTAAGAGTGGTTCTCTCATTTACTATGATTTTGGAATGATGGGTTTTGTCTCTGAGCGTATTAGAGGCAGGCTCAATTCAATGATAAAAGCCGCAGCGCTGAGAGACGTTAGTGGACTAGTCAAAGAACTTCAAATTGCTGGATTAATAGAGGAAAATATTGAAATAGGTCCAGTCAGAAGATTAATAAGAATAATGCTAAATGAAGCACTCACTCCTCCTTTTGATTCTCAAATAATAGAAAAGCTCTCTGGGGATATATCTGAGCTGGCTTATGGGAAACCCTTTAGAATTCCAATTGAGTTGATTTTTGTTTTTAGAGCATTATCTACTTTTGAAGGAGTTGGAAGATATTTAGACCCAGAATTCAACTTAATAGCAATAGCAAAACCCTTCCTTCTCCCTCTCATGACTTCAAAGAAACCAGACTCTAATGATCTATTTAATGAATTAGGAAGACAAGTTACTGAAATAGGCAGTAAAGCTGTTGGGTTACCAAAACGCTTAGATGAAAATCTAGAAAGACTTGAACAAGGCGACTTGCAACTTCAAGTACGAATGGGTGAATCAGACAGACAACTGAGAAGAATGATTAACGCTCAACAAACACTAGGGAATTCTGTTCTCCTTGGCTCACTTGCAATATCGTCAGCTTTATTAGCCTCAAATAGCAAACCATATTTATTTTTCATACCATTAATTCCAGGGTTTCCAATAGCTCTAAATTGGATCACATTACAATTCAAAATGAGAAACGAAAATCGACTTGATAATTTCCAAGGAAGAGGTGGCTCCCGCTAG
- a CDS encoding NAD(P)/FAD-dependent oxidoreductase, whose amino-acid sequence METIETDVVIVGGGPAGCSCALYTSRADLRTVILDKNPDVGALAITHQIANYPGVSSEMSGEALLKLMRDQATQYGADYRRAQVFGVDSSGDWKTIYTPEGTFKAKALVVASGAMGRPASFKGEAEFLGRGVSYCATCDGAFYRDREVAVVGINKEAIEEANVLTKFASKVHWITSNDPKSDDHHAQDLLSKPNVNHWSKTRLMQIEGNDAGVTGIKVKNRSIDTHQDLALEGVFVYMSGSKPITDFLGEQVAFKEDGGVLVDDFMSTTVEGVWAIGDIRNTPFKQAVVAASDGCIAAMAIDRYLNSRKSIRVDWVHA is encoded by the coding sequence TTGGAAACCATTGAAACTGATGTTGTCATAGTTGGTGGTGGGCCTGCTGGTTGCAGTTGTGCGCTTTACACCTCCCGAGCAGATTTAAGAACAGTAATCCTTGATAAGAATCCTGATGTAGGTGCGCTAGCAATAACCCATCAAATTGCTAATTATCCAGGAGTTTCAAGCGAAATGAGTGGAGAGGCCTTGTTGAAATTGATGAGAGATCAGGCTACCCAATATGGGGCTGATTATCGAAGAGCTCAAGTTTTTGGAGTAGATTCTAGTGGTGACTGGAAAACTATCTACACCCCAGAAGGAACTTTTAAAGCAAAAGCACTTGTTGTTGCAAGTGGTGCAATGGGAAGGCCAGCATCATTCAAAGGTGAGGCTGAATTTCTTGGTAGAGGAGTTAGCTATTGCGCGACTTGTGATGGAGCTTTTTACAGAGATCGTGAGGTTGCCGTTGTTGGTATCAATAAAGAAGCAATCGAAGAAGCAAATGTTCTTACAAAATTTGCTTCTAAAGTTCATTGGATAACATCTAATGATCCAAAATCAGATGACCATCATGCGCAAGACCTCTTATCAAAACCAAATGTAAACCATTGGAGTAAGACTAGGTTAATGCAGATCGAAGGTAATGATGCTGGTGTAACAGGCATTAAGGTCAAAAATCGTTCAATTGATACTCATCAAGATTTAGCTCTTGAAGGAGTTTTTGTTTACATGAGCGGATCAAAGCCAATTACAGACTTTCTTGGTGAACAGGTTGCTTTTAAGGAAGATGGCGGGGTTTTGGTGGATGATTTTATGTCAACAACAGTAGAAGGGGTTTGGGCAATTGGCGACATTAGAAATACCCCTTTTAAGCAAGCTGTTGTAGCCGCATCGGATGGATGTATAGCCGCTATGGCAATAGATAGATATTTAAATAGTCGAAAATCAATTCGTGTCGATTGGGTTCATGCGTGA
- a CDS encoding P-II family nitrogen regulator gives MKRLDLIFSERELDDVLSALEKAEVPGYTVMKHATGRGPERIITEDMEFTGFGSNAHVIIFCEQEIIDKIRENIKSVLSYYGGVAYVSEATPL, from the coding sequence ATGAAAAGACTAGACTTGATTTTTAGTGAAAGAGAACTAGATGATGTTCTATCAGCATTAGAAAAGGCTGAAGTTCCTGGCTATACAGTTATGAAACATGCAACTGGAAGAGGCCCAGAAAGAATTATCACAGAAGATATGGAATTTACAGGATTTGGATCAAATGCACATGTAATTATTTTTTGTGAGCAAGAGATAATTGATAAAATACGAGAGAATATAAAATCTGTTTTGAGTTACTACGGAGGTGTTGCATATGTTTCAGAAGCAACTCCTCTTTGA
- a CDS encoding sodium-dependent bicarbonate transport family permease, producing MGQNLFIQNALSPPILFFFLGAIAYALKSDFEIPAPLPKLFSLYLLLAIGFKGGIELQKSGFSYPVLPTVVAAIFMSLLIPLICFVILRFKFDVFNAAAISAAYGSISAVTFITAESFLESQNIPFDGFMVAALALMESPAIIIGLLLVKFGATKDRPIKRKMKWGSILHESMLNGSVYLLLGSLLIGFLTSAVDPSDIKKMEPFTGELFYGAECFFLLDMGIVAAQRLARLNKTGAFLIIFSILMPIVNAILGSVVARLLNLDPGNALLFVVLCASASYLAVPTAMRMTVPEARPSYYISTTLGLTFPFNIIFGIPVYMSLVNTMIPQI from the coding sequence ATGGGACAAAACCTTTTCATCCAAAATGCTTTAAGTCCGCCCATACTTTTTTTCTTTTTGGGTGCAATTGCATACGCATTAAAGTCTGACTTTGAGATTCCAGCTCCCCTACCAAAATTATTTTCTTTATATCTTTTACTTGCAATAGGCTTCAAAGGAGGGATTGAACTTCAGAAAAGTGGCTTCAGTTATCCAGTTCTTCCAACTGTGGTTGCTGCAATATTTATGTCTCTTTTAATCCCTCTAATTTGCTTTGTAATACTAAGATTTAAATTTGATGTTTTTAATGCAGCCGCAATATCTGCAGCATATGGATCAATAAGTGCCGTTACATTTATAACTGCTGAAAGCTTTTTAGAAAGTCAAAATATACCCTTTGATGGTTTTATGGTTGCAGCTTTAGCACTTATGGAGTCTCCAGCAATAATAATTGGTCTTCTATTAGTTAAGTTTGGAGCAACCAAAGATAGGCCTATCAAAAGAAAAATGAAATGGGGCTCAATTCTTCATGAGTCAATGCTTAATGGTTCAGTTTATTTATTACTTGGAAGCCTTTTAATAGGTTTTTTAACATCAGCTGTTGATCCCTCTGACATAAAAAAAATGGAACCATTTACTGGAGAACTTTTTTATGGGGCTGAATGTTTCTTTTTACTAGATATGGGAATTGTGGCAGCTCAAAGGCTCGCTCGTTTAAATAAAACCGGTGCTTTTCTTATTATATTTTCGATATTGATGCCAATAGTTAATGCAATATTAGGTTCAGTCGTGGCAAGATTACTAAATTTAGATCCTGGAAACGCACTCTTATTTGTTGTTCTATGTGCAAGTGCTTCATATCTTGCGGTGCCAACAGCAATGAGAATGACAGTGCCTGAAGCTAGACCTAGTTATTACATTTCAACCACTCTAGGCTTAACCTTTCCTTTTAACATAATATTTGGAATACCTGTTTATATGAGCTTAGTAAACACAATGATTCCTCAAATTTAA
- a CDS encoding SulP family inorganic anion transporter translates to MAFINGFHLKNIRGDVLGGLTAAVVALPLALAFGNAALGPGGAIYGLYGAVVVGFLAALFGGTPSQVSGPTGPMSVTVAGVVASLAAVGVPRDLSAGEILPLVMAAVVIGGLFQILFGLLRLGKYITLVPYSVVSGFMSGIGVIIITLQIGPLLGISTRGGVLESLSTLINNFEPNGAAIAVAAMTLVIVFLTPRKISQWVPSPLLALLIVTPLSIILFGDSSIDRIGAIPEGGLSLSLPDPSFGNFFPIILKAGLVLAVLGAIDSLLTSLVADNISQTRHNSDRELIGQGIGNAVAGIFTGLPGAGATMRTVINVKSGGSTPISGMVHSVVLLFVLVGAGPLAAQIPTSLLAGILIKVGLDIIDWGFLLRAHKLSLKTASVMYGVLLMTVFWDLIWAVLVGVFIANMLTIDSITETQLEGMEADNPFDSSSNNNAANAQLPSDEKALLDRCAGEVMLFRLKGPLSFGAAKGITERMMLVRNYKVLILDITDVPRLGVTATLAIEDMVQEALNNSREAYVAGATGRVKDRLAKFGVDVIGTRKEALTAAIDSLNS, encoded by the coding sequence TTGGCGTTCATTAATGGCTTTCACCTAAAAAATATTAGAGGTGATGTTTTAGGTGGCTTAACAGCTGCAGTTGTGGCATTACCACTAGCTTTAGCGTTTGGCAATGCTGCTCTTGGTCCTGGAGGCGCTATTTATGGTCTTTACGGGGCAGTTGTAGTTGGCTTCCTCGCCGCTTTATTTGGAGGCACACCTTCTCAGGTTAGTGGTCCGACTGGGCCTATGAGCGTCACTGTGGCTGGAGTAGTGGCGAGCTTAGCGGCTGTAGGAGTACCTAGAGATTTATCTGCTGGAGAAATTCTTCCCTTAGTAATGGCTGCCGTAGTTATTGGAGGATTATTTCAGATTTTATTTGGCTTACTAAGGCTTGGTAAATACATAACGCTTGTTCCATACTCAGTAGTTTCAGGCTTTATGTCTGGAATTGGAGTAATCATAATTACTCTTCAAATAGGTCCCTTACTTGGGATATCAACTCGAGGAGGAGTATTAGAATCTCTTTCAACTTTAATTAATAATTTCGAACCAAATGGAGCTGCAATAGCAGTAGCAGCAATGACACTTGTGATAGTGTTTTTGACCCCCCGGAAAATAAGTCAATGGGTCCCCTCACCTCTTTTAGCATTACTAATAGTTACTCCTTTATCAATAATTCTTTTTGGCGATAGTTCAATAGACCGAATAGGCGCGATACCAGAGGGTGGACTTTCTTTAAGTCTTCCAGATCCAAGCTTTGGCAATTTCTTCCCAATAATTCTTAAAGCTGGCCTAGTCCTTGCTGTTCTTGGGGCTATTGACTCTCTTCTTACATCTCTTGTAGCAGATAATATTTCTCAAACTAGGCACAATTCTGATAGAGAGCTAATTGGACAAGGTATTGGAAATGCAGTAGCTGGAATTTTCACAGGTTTGCCTGGTGCTGGGGCAACTATGAGAACAGTAATTAATGTCAAATCTGGAGGTTCCACCCCAATCTCAGGGATGGTTCATTCAGTTGTATTGCTATTTGTTCTTGTTGGTGCTGGTCCTCTAGCCGCTCAGATTCCTACATCTCTTCTTGCAGGAATTTTAATCAAAGTTGGCTTAGATATTATTGATTGGGGATTTCTATTAAGAGCCCACAAACTTTCGCTGAAAACGGCAAGTGTGATGTATGGAGTCCTCTTGATGACAGTTTTTTGGGACTTGATATGGGCTGTACTAGTTGGAGTATTCATAGCAAATATGCTCACGATCGATTCAATTACAGAGACACAATTGGAAGGAATGGAAGCTGACAATCCATTCGATTCATCATCAAATAACAATGCAGCAAATGCACAACTCCCTTCAGATGAGAAAGCACTTCTAGATCGTTGTGCGGGAGAAGTAATGTTATTCAGATTAAAAGGACCACTTAGCTTTGGAGCAGCAAAAGGAATTACTGAAAGAATGATGCTTGTAAGAAACTATAAGGTTCTAATTCTTGACATAACAGATGTTCCTAGACTTGGAGTTACGGCGACTCTCGCAATAGAAGATATGGTTCAGGAAGCGCTAAACAACTCAAGGGAAGCATATGTTGCTGGTGCAACAGGAAGAGTAAAGGACAGGCTTGCTAAATTTGGAGTTGATGTAATTGGTACCAGAAAAGAAGCGCTCACAGCTGCAATTGATAGCTTGAATAGTTGA
- a CDS encoding DnaJ C-terminal domain-containing protein has protein sequence MELNGFKDYFKILGISRNATEKEIKSAFRKLARQFHPDLHPHDEKAESEFKEINEAYEILSDEAKKKSYEQYLSYSFKNRDRNSRDFYTEDNVNQFGEYLNFEDFMSDLIGRFSEVGQNIYSNISLDKNTRSLNLDAEFNLQISFVEALNGAKKNLLVNDERIEVKIPQGIETGSKIRIKNKGNIHSGKGKRGDLLIEVSIKSHPIWKVKGLDVYADLPLSLDEFALGANITVASPQGDAYLLIPSGSLPGQKLRLEGKGLHNLDTQGDLFFTLELKLPENWSADELRLLEKLRSVRIDEPRSSWFEKART, from the coding sequence ATGGAATTAAACGGTTTTAAGGATTATTTCAAAATTCTTGGCATTAGTAGAAATGCTACCGAAAAAGAAATTAAAAGTGCATTCAGAAAACTTGCTAGACAATTTCATCCTGATTTACATCCACATGATGAGAAGGCTGAGTCAGAATTCAAAGAAATCAATGAAGCTTACGAGATTCTTTCGGATGAGGCTAAAAAAAAGTCTTATGAACAATATCTAAGTTATAGCTTCAAAAATAGAGATAGAAATTCTAGAGATTTTTATACAGAAGATAATGTTAATCAATTTGGTGAATATCTAAACTTTGAAGATTTTATGAGTGATTTAATTGGAAGATTTAGCGAGGTTGGTCAAAATATTTACTCAAATATATCTTTAGATAAGAATACTCGATCACTAAATCTTGATGCAGAATTTAATTTGCAGATTAGTTTTGTAGAAGCTTTGAATGGGGCAAAAAAGAATCTTTTGGTGAATGATGAACGTATCGAGGTAAAAATCCCACAAGGAATTGAAACAGGATCAAAAATACGAATTAAAAATAAGGGGAACATTCATTCTGGAAAAGGGAAAAGAGGAGATCTATTGATTGAAGTTAGTATTAAATCTCATCCGATTTGGAAAGTTAAAGGTTTAGATGTTTATGCAGATTTACCTCTTTCTTTAGATGAATTTGCTTTGGGAGCAAATATTACGGTTGCCTCTCCTCAAGGCGATGCATATTTATTAATACCTTCAGGAAGTTTACCCGGGCAAAAATTGAGATTAGAAGGCAAAGGATTACATAACTTGGATACCCAAGGAGATTTGTTTTTTACTCTTGAATTAAAGCTACCTGAAAATTGGTCAGCTGATGAGTTGAGACTTCTTGAAAAGCTTAGATCTGTGCGAATAGATGAACCTCGATCAAGTTGGTTCGAGAAGGCTAGGACTTAA